In bacterium YEK0313, one genomic interval encodes:
- the lpoA gene encoding Penicillin-binding protein activator LpoA, translating into MWRPFVVTRPAVRQDFSPARDATAGLLKTNLARRGFISAAMLTLLAGCSGLNTDSSAPGAPGAPVATGPATPGTTIGNGSVKVALLLPLSAGGQFGAIATGMRNAAELAVADFQGADITILVKDDGGTAQGAQAAAQAAIQEGAEIILGPVLADAVRGAAAVARPAGKPIIAYSTDVGVASRGVYVMGITPQVSVDRIVEYAAQQGKRSYAAFVPNSAYGQVVQGAFQEAVSRAGGRVVAIESFPTEASGINAAAAKLSGIAGQIDAIFVPDPYNGQAVRALSAAGINTQRVQVLGLGTWVDNRAAAQAAPGAVYSAPDGAGFRNFATRYRARFNSDPPRTAALAYDSVSLVTALVRTQGSQRFSESVLTNAAGANGVDGLFRFRPDGTTQRGLAVVNASGRVVSPAPRSFNAGS; encoded by the coding sequence ATGTGGAGGCCATTCGTGGTGACGAGACCGGCTGTTCGACAAGACTTTAGCCCGGCGCGCGATGCGACGGCCGGCCTTTTGAAGACCAATCTCGCCCGGCGCGGCTTCATATCCGCGGCCATGCTCACCCTGCTGGCCGGCTGCTCGGGCCTCAATACCGACAGTTCCGCCCCCGGCGCGCCAGGCGCCCCGGTTGCGACCGGACCCGCCACGCCAGGCACGACCATCGGCAACGGCTCGGTGAAGGTCGCGCTGCTGCTGCCGCTTTCGGCGGGGGGCCAGTTCGGCGCCATCGCCACCGGCATGCGCAATGCCGCCGAGCTCGCGGTCGCCGATTTCCAGGGGGCCGACATCACCATCCTCGTCAAGGATGACGGCGGCACCGCCCAGGGCGCGCAGGCCGCGGCGCAGGCGGCCATCCAGGAAGGCGCGGAAATCATTCTCGGCCCCGTGCTCGCCGACGCCGTGCGCGGCGCCGCCGCCGTCGCCCGCCCGGCGGGCAAGCCGATCATCGCCTATTCCACCGATGTCGGCGTCGCCAGCCGCGGCGTCTATGTGATGGGCATCACGCCGCAGGTGAGCGTCGACCGCATCGTCGAATATGCTGCCCAGCAGGGCAAGCGCTCCTATGCCGCCTTCGTGCCGAACTCGGCCTATGGCCAGGTCGTGCAGGGCGCCTTCCAGGAGGCGGTCAGCCGCGCCGGCGGCCGGGTCGTCGCGATCGAGAGCTTCCCGACCGAGGCCAGCGGCATCAACGCCGCCGCCGCCAAGCTGTCCGGCATTGCCGGCCAGATCGACGCGATCTTCGTGCCGGATCCCTATAACGGCCAGGCGGTGCGCGCCCTCTCGGCCGCCGGCATCAATACGCAGCGCGTCCAGGTGCTCGGCCTCGGCACCTGGGTCGACAATCGCGCCGCGGCGCAGGCGGCGCCGGGCGCGGTCTATTCCGCGCCGGACGGCGCTGGCTTCCGCAATTTCGCGACGCGCTACCGCGCCCGTTTCAACAGCGATCCGCCGCGTACGGCAGCCCTTGCCTACGATTCGGTGTCGCTGGTCACGGCGCTGGTGCGCACCCAGGGCTCGCAGCGCTTCTCGGAAAGCGTCCTGACCAACGCCGCCGGCGCCAATGGCGTCGACGGCCTGTTCCGCTTCCGGCCTGACGGCACGACCCAGCGCGGGCTTGCCGTGGTCAATGCGAGCGGGCGGGTGGTCAGCCCGGCGCCGCGCTCCTTCAACGCCGGCAGCTGA
- the rsmI gene encoding Ribosomal RNA small subunit methyltransferase I, which produces MTRPAATPAPARRYLVGGTAFSARPLEPGLHVVATPIGNLRDITIRAIETLAAAHVVACEDTRVTRRLVDHFGIAVPLLPYHEHNAAEMRPKLLARLEAGEAIALCSDAGTPLVSDPGFKLVEAARAAGLAVVPVPGPSAVMAALVAAALPTDAFFFDGFLPAKTVGRRGRARALAAVPGSLVFFETGPRLAASLADLAAELGDRPAAVCRELTKAHEEVRSAPLGALAAYYADAPEPKGEIVLVVGPPGEAPPPPAADVDAMLRAALAGHSVKDAAAAVAAATGLARRELYQRALELVRADAGEAP; this is translated from the coding sequence ATGACGCGCCCCGCCGCAACGCCCGCCCCCGCGCGCCGCTATCTCGTCGGCGGAACCGCCTTCAGCGCGCGGCCGCTCGAGCCGGGCCTGCATGTGGTGGCGACCCCGATCGGCAATCTGCGCGACATCACCATCCGCGCCATCGAGACCCTGGCGGCCGCCCATGTCGTCGCCTGCGAGGACACCCGCGTCACGCGCCGGCTGGTCGACCATTTCGGCATCGCCGTGCCGCTCCTGCCCTACCACGAGCACAATGCCGCGGAGATGCGCCCGAAGCTGCTGGCGCGGCTCGAAGCCGGCGAAGCGATCGCGCTCTGCTCCGATGCCGGCACGCCGCTCGTCTCCGATCCCGGCTTCAAGCTGGTCGAAGCGGCGCGCGCCGCCGGCCTTGCCGTCGTGCCGGTGCCCGGCCCGTCGGCGGTCATGGCGGCGCTGGTCGCGGCGGCCCTGCCGACCGACGCCTTCTTCTTCGATGGCTTCCTGCCGGCCAAGACGGTCGGCCGCCGCGGCCGGGCCCGGGCGCTCGCCGCCGTGCCCGGCTCGCTGGTCTTCTTCGAAACCGGCCCGCGGCTCGCCGCCTCGCTGGCCGATCTCGCCGCCGAGCTCGGCGACCGGCCGGCCGCGGTCTGCCGCGAGCTCACCAAGGCGCACGAGGAGGTGCGCTCGGCTCCGCTCGGCGCGCTCGCCGCCTACTACGCCGACGCCCCCGAGCCGAAAGGCGAGATCGTGCTGGTGGTCGGCCCGCCTGGCGAAGCGCCGCCGCCGCCGGCCGCCGACGTCGATGCCATGCTGCGCGCGGCGCTTGCCGGCCACTCCGTCAAGGATGCGGCCGCCGCGGTCGCCGCCGCCACCGGCCTTGCCCGGCGCGAGCTCTACCAGCGGGCCCTGGAGCTGGTCCGTGCCGATGCCGGCGAGGCGCCGTGA
- the gshB gene encoding Glutathione synthetase — protein sequence MRLKVAFQTDPIETIKIKGDSGFALILEAQARGHEIGWYHPDRMALTDGVPTAWVSPLTVRDVEGDHFTAGAPVRTRLDEFDVVLMRQDPPFDLHYITATHFLERVHPKTLVVNDPFHVRNAPEKIFVTLFPQLMPTTLITRDFEEIKAFRAEMGDIVMKPLYGHGGAGVFRIRSDDENFGSFLDTFASLGREPWVIQRYLPAVRAGDKRIILVDGVFAGAVNRVPAADDLRSNMVRGGAAETTQISEREREICETIGPELKARGLVIAGIDVIGGNLTEINVTAPTGIRAIKRLGGPDLAVQVWDAIEAKRG from the coding sequence ATGCGGCTCAAGGTCGCTTTCCAGACGGACCCCATCGAGACCATCAAGATCAAGGGGGATTCCGGTTTCGCGCTGATCCTGGAGGCGCAGGCGCGCGGCCACGAGATCGGCTGGTATCACCCCGACCGGATGGCCCTGACCGACGGCGTGCCCACCGCCTGGGTCTCGCCGCTGACCGTGCGCGACGTCGAGGGCGACCATTTCACCGCCGGCGCGCCGGTGCGCACGCGTCTCGACGAATTCGACGTGGTCCTGATGCGCCAGGATCCGCCCTTCGACCTGCACTACATCACCGCGACCCATTTCCTGGAGCGCGTCCACCCGAAGACCCTCGTCGTCAACGATCCCTTCCATGTCCGCAACGCGCCGGAAAAGATCTTCGTGACGCTGTTCCCGCAGCTGATGCCGACGACGCTGATCACCCGCGACTTCGAGGAGATCAAGGCCTTCCGCGCCGAGATGGGCGACATCGTCATGAAGCCGCTCTACGGCCATGGCGGGGCCGGCGTCTTCCGCATCCGCTCCGACGACGAAAATTTCGGCTCCTTCCTCGACACCTTCGCAAGCCTCGGCCGCGAACCCTGGGTGATCCAGCGCTACCTTCCCGCGGTGCGCGCCGGCGACAAGCGCATCATCCTCGTCGACGGCGTCTTCGCCGGCGCGGTCAACCGCGTGCCGGCGGCCGACGACCTGCGATCCAACATGGTGCGCGGCGGCGCCGCCGAGACGACCCAGATCAGCGAGCGCGAGCGCGAGATCTGCGAGACCATCGGGCCGGAGCTGAAAGCCCGCGGCCTCGTCATTGCCGGCATCGACGTGATCGGCGGCAACCTGACCGAGATCAACGTCACCGCGCCGACCGGCATCCGCGCCATCAAGCGTCTCGGCGGTCCCGACCTCGCCGTCCAGGTCTGGGACGCGATCGAGGCAAAGCGCGGCTGA
- a CDS encoding AzlC protein, whose translation MTITAQAGASRPVTFTCAGLAAGARAAQALASSTFVYGIAFGLVAGQAGLSIIEALLMSAAVYSGSAQLAALTVLGNRGGGGFATAGLGTALALAATILLMNARYILYGATLRPWLGSLPGHKAYLSLFFLGDGNWLLAMKEHAAGRRDAAFVLGSGLVMFAGWLAGTLLGEVAGHLIPSPARLGFDFLIVAFAAAMAVGMFDRQRDTVPLVATAAAAAANLAAGLAGATAAAMRAPAEAA comes from the coding sequence ATGACCATCACGGCGCAAGCCGGCGCGTCCCGGCCGGTGACCTTCACGTGCGCGGGACTTGCGGCGGGCGCCAGGGCCGCCCAGGCCCTGGCGAGCAGCACCTTCGTCTACGGCATCGCCTTCGGGCTGGTCGCCGGCCAGGCCGGCCTTTCGATCATCGAGGCGCTGCTGATGAGCGCGGCGGTCTATTCCGGCTCGGCCCAGCTCGCCGCCCTGACCGTGCTCGGCAACCGCGGCGGCGGCGGCTTTGCCACGGCGGGCCTCGGCACGGCCCTGGCGCTGGCCGCGACGATCCTGCTCATGAACGCCCGCTACATTCTCTACGGCGCGACGCTGCGCCCCTGGCTCGGCAGCCTGCCCGGCCACAAGGCCTATCTCAGCCTGTTCTTTCTCGGCGACGGCAACTGGCTGCTCGCCATGAAGGAACATGCCGCCGGCCGGCGCGACGCGGCCTTCGTGCTCGGCTCGGGCCTTGTCATGTTCGCCGGCTGGCTCGCCGGCACGCTCCTCGGCGAGGTCGCGGGGCATCTCATTCCATCACCCGCGCGGCTCGGCTTCGATTTTCTCATCGTCGCTTTCGCCGCGGCCATGGCGGTCGGCATGTTCGACCGTCAGCGCGATACCGTCCCGCTCGTCGCCACGGCGGCGGCCGCCGCGGCGAACCTCGCGGCCGGCCTGGCCGGGGCCACGGCCGCGGCGATGCGCGCGCCGGCCGAGGCGGCGTGA
- a CDS encoding Branched-chain amino acid transport protein (AzlD), which translates to MTIDATFLVLLAVMVLASYACRAGGFWLMRFVTVTPRLDAALKATPVAVMAGIVTPAALAGRPGELVALALVVMVMRLSGNDVVAALCGVAGLALWRAIV; encoded by the coding sequence ATGACGATCGACGCCACCTTCCTCGTCCTTCTCGCCGTCATGGTGCTCGCCTCCTATGCCTGTCGCGCCGGCGGCTTCTGGCTCATGCGCTTCGTCACGGTGACCCCGCGCCTCGACGCGGCGCTGAAGGCGACGCCGGTCGCGGTCATGGCCGGCATCGTGACGCCTGCCGCGCTCGCCGGCCGCCCCGGCGAACTCGTCGCGCTCGCCCTCGTCGTGATGGTCATGCGCCTGTCGGGCAACGACGTCGTCGCGGCGCTCTGCGGCGTTGCCGGCCTCGCGCTCTGGCGCGCGATCGTCTGA
- the comM gene encoding Competence protein ComM produces MVQRVATVAFQGIEAKPVDVQVHVLSGNVVFNIVGLPDKAVNEAKERVRSALVASGLALPGKRITINLAPADLPKEGSHFDLPIALGLMAAIGAIPHDALDGHVVLGELALDGRLTAVNGVLPAAIAANALGLGIICPAASGPEAAWAGEDVDVLAPDNLIQLANHFKGTQVLTRPKPGIRAVDAPLADFREIKGQESAKRAVEIAAAGGHALLMSGPPGSGKSMLASRLPSILPPLTPAELLEVSMIHSVAGELQEGALTTRRPFRAPHHSATMPALVGGGQRVRPGEVSLAHHGVLFLDELPEFQPHVLDGLRQPIETGEAVIARANQRVSFPARFQLVAAMNPCRCGQAAAPGYACRRGANERCMADYQARISGPLLDRMDLVVAVPAVSAADLILPAPAEGSAEIAARVARARTMQAARYQALGLAIGLNAHCPPALLDEVAALDPAGRTLLREAAEAMRLSARGYHRVLKVARTLADLEGEARLGRLHLAEALTYRGMPAGLSSAA; encoded by the coding sequence ATGGTCCAGCGCGTCGCGACGGTCGCCTTTCAGGGCATCGAGGCCAAACCGGTGGACGTGCAGGTCCATGTGCTCTCGGGCAACGTCGTGTTCAACATTGTCGGGCTGCCCGACAAGGCGGTGAACGAAGCCAAGGAGCGCGTGCGCTCCGCGCTCGTCGCCTCCGGCCTCGCGCTTCCGGGCAAGCGCATCACCATCAATCTCGCGCCGGCCGACCTGCCCAAGGAGGGCAGCCATTTCGACCTGCCGATCGCGCTTGGCCTGATGGCGGCGATCGGCGCCATCCCGCATGATGCGCTGGACGGCCATGTCGTGCTCGGCGAGCTCGCGCTCGATGGCCGCCTGACCGCCGTCAACGGCGTTCTTCCGGCGGCGATCGCGGCCAATGCGCTCGGCCTCGGCATCATCTGCCCGGCCGCGTCCGGCCCCGAGGCGGCCTGGGCCGGCGAGGATGTCGACGTGCTCGCGCCCGACAACCTCATCCAGCTCGCCAATCATTTCAAGGGTACTCAGGTGCTCACCCGCCCGAAACCCGGCATCCGGGCGGTCGACGCCCCGCTCGCCGATTTCCGCGAGATCAAGGGCCAGGAAAGCGCCAAGCGCGCCGTCGAGATCGCCGCGGCCGGCGGCCATGCGCTGCTGATGAGCGGGCCGCCGGGATCGGGCAAGTCGATGCTGGCGAGCCGCCTGCCCTCGATCCTGCCGCCGCTGACCCCGGCGGAACTGCTCGAAGTATCGATGATCCATTCCGTGGCGGGCGAGCTTCAGGAAGGCGCGCTCACCACGCGCCGGCCGTTCCGCGCGCCGCACCATTCGGCCACCATGCCGGCGCTGGTCGGCGGCGGCCAGCGGGTCCGGCCGGGCGAAGTTTCGCTCGCCCATCACGGCGTCCTGTTCCTCGACGAGCTGCCGGAATTCCAGCCCCATGTGCTCGACGGCCTGCGCCAGCCGATCGAGACGGGCGAGGCGGTGATCGCCCGCGCCAATCAGCGCGTCAGCTTCCCCGCCCGCTTCCAGCTGGTGGCGGCGATGAACCCCTGCCGTTGCGGCCAGGCCGCCGCGCCGGGCTATGCGTGCCGGCGCGGCGCCAACGAGCGCTGCATGGCCGACTACCAGGCGCGCATTTCCGGACCGCTGCTCGACCGGATGGATCTCGTCGTCGCGGTGCCGGCGGTGTCGGCCGCCGACCTGATCCTGCCGGCTCCGGCCGAGGGCAGTGCGGAGATCGCCGCGCGCGTCGCGCGGGCCCGGACCATGCAGGCGGCGCGCTACCAGGCGCTCGGCCTTGCCATCGGCCTCAACGCCCACTGCCCGCCCGCCCTGCTCGACGAGGTCGCGGCCCTCGATCCGGCCGGCCGGACGCTCCTGCGCGAGGCCGCCGAAGCGATGCGGCTTTCGGCGCGCGGCTATCACCGCGTGCTGAAGGTGGCGCGCACGCTGGCCGATCTCGAGGGCGAGGCCAGGCTTGGCCGCCTTCATCTTGCAGAGGCACTGACCTATCGCGGCATGCCTGCGGGCCTGTCGAGCGCCGCCTGA
- a CDS encoding putative acetyltransferase: protein MALVFQLRDFTGDDLADVARLWHDSARSIGLGLSSHPTVEAYRERLAGEEARSWRIRLAVADGRLAGFVAMQPSSCWLRQLFVAPALKGQGVGTALLDEAKREMHGGFWLRTDAENRRARRFYEGHGLRLDGLAPHPDHGQMTARYVWPWRTTNQAALDRPAGMPR, encoded by the coding sequence ATGGCGTTGGTCTTTCAGCTCAGGGATTTCACCGGTGACGATCTCGCCGACGTCGCCCGGCTCTGGCACGACAGCGCGCGGTCGATCGGGCTTGGCTTGTCGTCTCATCCGACGGTCGAAGCCTATCGCGAACGCCTTGCCGGCGAGGAGGCGCGTTCCTGGCGGATCCGCCTTGCGGTCGCGGACGGCAGGCTCGCCGGCTTCGTCGCCATGCAGCCGAGCTCCTGCTGGCTGAGGCAGCTCTTCGTCGCGCCGGCCTTGAAGGGACAGGGCGTCGGCACGGCGCTGCTCGACGAAGCCAAGCGCGAGATGCATGGCGGCTTCTGGCTCAGGACCGACGCGGAGAACCGGCGCGCGCGGCGCTTCTATGAGGGGCACGGCCTCAGGCTCGACGGGCTCGCCCCGCACCCCGACCATGGCCAGATGACGGCACGCTACGTCTGGCCCTGGCGGACCACGAATCAGGCGGCGCTCGACAGGCCCGCAGGCATGCCGCGATAG
- the aroK_1 gene encoding Shikimate kinase, whose product MKRILITGMSGAGKSAVIRELADRGHDARDLDAPVWSEWVDAAPEDRLTPAAGRDWVWREDRVRALLSEPRAAPLFVGGCASNMHRLFSLFDAIILLSAPVDTLMARLARRGPDGHGHHADERRKVAALVAEVEPLLRQAATHEIDSRPPVAATVEAILRAAGGSHR is encoded by the coding sequence ATGAAACGGATCCTCATCACCGGCATGTCCGGAGCCGGCAAATCGGCGGTCATCCGCGAACTCGCCGACCGCGGCCACGATGCCCGCGACCTCGACGCCCCCGTCTGGTCCGAATGGGTCGATGCCGCGCCGGAGGACAGGCTCACGCCGGCTGCCGGCCGGGACTGGGTCTGGCGCGAGGACAGGGTTCGCGCCCTGCTGTCCGAACCGCGCGCCGCGCCGCTTTTCGTCGGCGGCTGCGCCTCCAACATGCACCGGCTGTTTTCGCTGTTCGACGCCATCATCCTGCTCTCCGCGCCGGTCGATACACTGATGGCGCGGCTCGCCCGACGCGGCCCGGACGGTCATGGCCATCACGCCGACGAGCGGCGCAAGGTGGCCGCGCTGGTCGCCGAGGTCGAGCCGCTGCTGCGCCAGGCCGCAACCCATGAAATCGACAGCCGTCCGCCGGTTGCGGCCACCGTCGAGGCGATCCTCCGCGCCGCTGGCGGCTCGCACCGGTGA
- the barA_1 gene encoding Signal transduction histidine-protein kinase BarA: protein MDSIALFAGIAAALAVAALAVVARLAHIRTALLRKTAALEETVETLTDRVFELAESEERHRDLVDAQGDLIVRRDRQKVITFANQAYAALVGEPADALIGRTTTHHVIEIAAERREPDGSHSADERIATADGERWIAWRHHPVRGSDGRLDEIQSAGRDITERKATEAQLAESRARAESASSAKSRFLATVSHEIRTPLNGIMGMAALLLDTRLTPEQKTYAAAVKSSGEALLSLIDEILDFSKIEAGRLDLDVAPFELAAVVEGVAELLGPRAHDKGLDLATAIAPDVPQRLDGDATRLRQILLNLAGNAVKFTETGGVSITVSRAGAELVIAIADTGPGIAPDDVERIFDEFEQGEATFARRHAGTGLGLAISRRIVARMGGTLGVDTELGRGSVFTLRLPLQAAAEQPAPLGRLDGLKVLIVAGSTVEPGILRQRLAARGAVAVLAAGPAEIPAGMPFDTVLIDHRLGDETIAATLAALGGRVEHTVLMVRPAERSAVGSWREKGIAGWLISPVREASLVVQAAPRPAGDAAAGPAETGERTAPVPSARALKVLVAEDNEINALLVRRLLEKLGHETVWVRDGHAAVAAALAPGGAFDLVLMDMQMPECDGLTATRMIREKETGGRRLPIIAVTANAFVEDRAAAIAAGMDAFVTKPLDRDRLAETLELYGPVTTPDRAPEGRQPAQQHP from the coding sequence GTGGATTCAATAGCGCTCTTCGCCGGAATTGCCGCGGCTCTGGCCGTCGCGGCGCTGGCGGTGGTTGCACGGCTGGCCCATATCCGCACCGCCCTGCTCCGCAAGACCGCGGCGCTCGAAGAAACCGTCGAGACGCTCACCGACCGCGTCTTCGAGCTCGCCGAAAGCGAGGAGCGCCATCGCGACCTGGTCGATGCCCAGGGCGACCTGATCGTGCGCCGCGACCGGCAGAAGGTCATCACTTTCGCCAACCAGGCCTATGCCGCCCTCGTCGGCGAGCCGGCCGACGCCTTGATCGGCCGCACGACCACGCATCATGTCATCGAGATCGCCGCCGAGCGGCGCGAGCCGGACGGATCGCACAGCGCCGACGAACGCATCGCCACCGCCGACGGCGAACGCTGGATCGCCTGGCGTCACCATCCGGTGCGCGGCAGCGACGGCCGGCTCGACGAGATCCAGTCGGCCGGACGCGACATCACCGAGCGCAAGGCGACCGAGGCCCAGCTCGCCGAGTCGCGGGCGCGCGCGGAAAGCGCCTCCAGCGCCAAGTCGCGCTTTCTGGCGACCGTCAGCCATGAGATCCGCACGCCGCTGAACGGCATCATGGGCATGGCCGCGCTGCTGCTCGACACGCGTCTGACCCCCGAGCAGAAGACCTATGCCGCCGCGGTGAAATCGTCGGGCGAGGCGCTGCTGTCGCTGATCGACGAAATCCTCGACTTCTCCAAGATCGAGGCCGGCCGGCTCGATCTCGACGTCGCTCCCTTCGAGCTCGCCGCGGTGGTCGAGGGCGTCGCCGAGCTGCTCGGCCCGCGCGCCCACGACAAGGGGCTGGATCTTGCGACCGCCATCGCGCCCGACGTGCCGCAGCGGCTCGACGGCGACGCGACGCGGCTGCGCCAGATCCTCCTGAACCTTGCCGGCAACGCGGTGAAGTTCACCGAGACCGGCGGCGTCAGCATCACCGTCTCGCGCGCCGGAGCCGAGCTCGTCATTGCCATCGCCGATACCGGCCCGGGCATCGCCCCCGACGATGTCGAGCGCATCTTCGACGAGTTCGAGCAGGGCGAGGCGACCTTCGCCCGGCGCCATGCCGGTACCGGACTGGGCCTCGCCATTTCGCGCCGCATCGTGGCGCGCATGGGCGGCACGCTCGGGGTCGACACCGAGCTCGGCCGCGGCTCGGTCTTCACCCTGCGCCTGCCGCTGCAGGCTGCGGCCGAACAGCCTGCCCCGCTCGGCCGGCTCGACGGGCTCAAGGTCCTGATCGTCGCCGGCTCGACGGTCGAGCCCGGCATCCTGCGCCAGCGGCTTGCGGCGCGTGGCGCCGTCGCCGTGCTCGCCGCCGGTCCTGCGGAAATTCCGGCCGGCATGCCGTTCGACACCGTGCTGATCGACCACCGGCTGGGCGACGAGACGATCGCCGCGACTCTCGCCGCGCTCGGCGGACGCGTCGAACACACCGTGCTGATGGTGCGGCCGGCCGAGCGCAGCGCGGTCGGCAGCTGGCGCGAAAAGGGCATTGCCGGCTGGCTGATCTCGCCGGTGCGCGAGGCGTCGCTCGTCGTCCAGGCCGCGCCTCGTCCAGCCGGCGATGCGGCGGCAGGCCCGGCGGAGACCGGCGAGCGGACGGCGCCGGTGCCGTCCGCTCGCGCGCTGAAAGTGCTGGTCGCCGAGGACAACGAGATCAATGCCCTGCTGGTACGCCGGCTCCTTGAAAAGCTCGGCCACGAAACCGTCTGGGTGCGCGACGGCCACGCCGCCGTCGCGGCCGCGCTTGCGCCGGGCGGCGCCTTCGACCTGGTGCTGATGGACATGCAGATGCCCGAATGCGACGGGCTGACGGCGACCCGCATGATCCGCGAGAAGGAGACCGGCGGGCGGCGCCTGCCGATCATCGCGGTGACCGCCAATGCCTTCGTCGAGGATCGCGCTGCGGCGATCGCCGCCGGCATGGATGCCTTCGTCACCAAGCCGCTCGATCGCGACCGCCTCGCCGAAACGCTGGAGCTCTATGGACCGGTCACCACGCCAGACCGTGCGCCCGAAGGGCGGCAGCCAGCGCAGCAGCATCCGTGA
- the gph_2 gene encoding Phosphoglycolate phosphatase has protein sequence MVSQPLLPVFDIGRVLIRWEPRRGLARFLADEAAIDRFMAETDFTTWHGRQDAGRSVAEAVAEASRRFPHYAHVLAGFYEQYAESLPGEVPGTRAIFEALAARGPVYGLSNFSRELFDQIAPSYPFLGAFTGLVLSADERLNKPDPRIYRALCARYGLSPERLVFIDDIEANVAAARAEGMTGIVFTDAAALAAALRAHGLAW, from the coding sequence ATGGTATCGCAGCCGCTTCTGCCGGTCTTCGACATCGGCCGGGTCCTGATCCGCTGGGAGCCGCGCCGCGGCCTCGCCCGTTTCCTCGCCGACGAAGCGGCGATCGACCGCTTCATGGCCGAGACCGATTTCACCACCTGGCATGGACGCCAGGATGCCGGGCGCAGCGTCGCCGAGGCGGTGGCCGAGGCCAGCCGCCGCTTCCCGCACTATGCCCATGTGCTCGCCGGCTTCTATGAGCAGTATGCCGAAAGCCTGCCCGGCGAGGTGCCGGGCACGCGGGCGATCTTCGAGGCGCTGGCGGCGCGGGGGCCCGTCTATGGCCTCTCGAACTTCTCGCGGGAACTGTTCGACCAGATCGCTCCGTCCTACCCCTTCCTCGGCGCCTTCACCGGCCTCGTCCTGTCCGCCGACGAAAGGCTCAACAAGCCGGATCCGCGGATCTACCGGGCGCTCTGCGCCCGCTACGGACTGAGCCCCGAGCGCCTCGTCTTCATCGACGATATCGAGGCCAATGTGGCGGCAGCCCGTGCCGAGGGCATGACCGGGATCGTCTTCACGGATGCTGCTGCGCTGGCTGCCGCCCTTCGGGCGCACGGTCTGGCGTGGTGA